The stretch of DNA GTAGTGCTCATCTGAAGCCCCAGGTGCCTTTGTTTCTCGTATACGACACCTTTCAGCATACACTATATGCGTCAGATTTTTGACAGCTTCATCAATGTTGTCATTTACAACTTCATAATGGAACAGCCCCCGCTCGCGCATTTCCTGCCTTGCTTTGTGCAGGCGAAGCTGTATTTTGGCGGGGCTTTCAGTGCCTCGCCCCTTCAAACGACTTTTCAATTCATCAAATGACGGCGGTGACAAAAAGATAAGTACAGCCTGGGGAAAGCGATCGCAAATCTGTTTTGCGCCGTCCACTTCGATTTCAAGAATTACGTCAGTACCGGCATGATCGCCTTCTTCACTTCTCTTGACGCGAAGTTGTTCTTCCACCCACTTGCGAGGCGTGCCGTAAAAATTGCCCGAATACTCAGCCCACTCCATGAACTCGTGATTCTCAAGCATCTCGGCAAACTTCTCGTCGGTGACGAAGAAGTAATCAATACCGTCCTGTTCCCCGGGTCTCATAGCACGTGTCGTTGCCGAAACCGATTTAGCCAGGTTCGGTACGTCGTCGAGCAAACGCTGCACGACTGTCCCCTTTCCAACTCCGGAAGGTCCGGTTATGACAATCAAATTTCCCTTTGGCAGTCGTTTCACTGGTCCAGCTCCAAAACCCGCATCTCTGGCGACTCGAGGAGCCTGGCCAGTCTCTGAAGGGGAGTCTTTTTTAGAACTATGCGTTTTGTTTGGAATAACTCGTGGGTTCATAGTTTGCGGTTTCTATTTTTTCTGAATTAGGCTATATTTATGCGCTAGCGCAGTTTCTAGACCTTTAGCTCTACTACGCTGGTTCTGAATTTGCGCATGTACGGCGCAGTTCGTGCTATTCGCTTCGTCCGATTTCTCCTGCTCTAATTAAACCCGACCAAGAGAAGCCATGCAACCATTCGACGCCCTGACAATGAGGGCTGTTCTCAGCGAAGCTAAACCGCTATTGATAGGGCGCAAGGTAGACAAAGTCTATCAAAACGCCAGAGATGAAATTGTGTTTTCCATGCGCGCAAAAGCAGGGATGACGAACTTATTGTTGTCAGCCCAGTCTGCTTACGGTCGCATTTGCCTGGTGCGCCAGGCGCAACTTAATCAGAGCGACAAACCAAAACCGAACCATTCACAATCCCAATTCCTGCTTCTACTACGGCGACATCTGACAAGCTCCACACTGGTAGGCATTGAACAACCCACTGGCGAGCGCACGGCTGATCTGATTTTCTCGTGTACAGATGAAGTCGGAGGTACGTCCCTGAAGATTCTCACCGCTGAAGTAATGGGGCGACACAGCAACTTGATCTTCTGGGATAAGAATACGGAAAAAATTCTGACGGCTTCGCATGTGGTGACACAAGAAATGAGTCGCCAGAGAGAAGTGGCAGCCGGACTGAGATTTGTTCGTCCACCAAAACAAGACAAGCCCAATATTTTCACCGTGTCAAAAGAAGACTTCTTCGCCAGGGCAGATGACTTGATTGAGAAAGTTCAACAAGATGTGGGCGCCCCTTTGATTGCGCCCACAGTAGAACAGTGGCTAATCACAACATTTACCGGATTGGGACGCCAGCTTTCGGAAGAATTAGTAGCCAGCACAGGTCTGAAGAGTTCTATTCAAGAAGCCGTAAAAGACAGTAACTTCAAGACTATTTTGTGGGAAAAATCTCTGGCGCTGCAGACGACTGATCACTTCAAACCGGCAATGAGACTCGACTTAAGCCGCTACACAGTACTGTCGTGGTGGGCAGGAGTTGAAGACGAATCGGTCTGGCGTCCGTTTCCCAGCGCCAACGACATGGTTGATGAATACTATAAATCAGTGGAAAACCGAGAGCAGTTTCAACAATTACGCGAACGCCTGCGCTCAGAGCTGAAAAATGAAATTGAGAAACTAGAGAACCGCATCTCTGCAGCATCTCAACACGTTACAGCAGCAGAAGATCTGGATCAGCTGAAACGCTCCGGTGATTTGATTTTGGCCCATCTAAACGAAATAAAGCCTGGTCAGGAAACACTGCAATGCGCAAATTTGTACGGCGAGAACGGTGCCACACAAACAATCAAATTGAATCCCAATCTGAACGGATCGCAGAACGCGCAATTTTTCTATCGGCAGTTTGCCAAAAGCAGATCGAGGTTGACTGCCGCCTCAGCGGCGTGCGCAGAAGCAACAAAGCGCCTGGAAACAGTGCGCGGTCAATCTGAAGCTGTAGAGCGTGCTGCAGACAGCGAGGAATTACGCCGGCTAAAAGACAATTTGATCGGGCGAAAACAGAGTGAGCTCCCCAAAACCGCCCCTGCAAAACCAAACGATAAGAAAAAATCGAAAGCGAAAATATTGAGTTTGACGTCATCAGACGGATGGACAATCTATGTCGGACGCAACCGACATGAGAACGACCAGCTTCTGAGCAGACTGGCACAGCCAAACGACCTCTGGCTTCACGTGCTTGGACAGGGGGGCGCTCATGTTCTGATTAAGGTACCCGCATCCAAGCAGGAGCCGCCCTTGAACACTATCAAAGAGGCAGCTCAAGTAGCGGCGCGTCTATCGAAAGCCTCGACCGGCAGCAAAGTTCGAGTGGTTTACACACAATGTAAACATGTAAAAAAGCTCGGCAAAGACAAACCCGGTCTGGTCAGATACGAAAACGAAAAGACGCTTGAAATCGATACTTCCACGCCCATGCCGAAGTGTATGAAGACGCTCTTCAGCAATTAACTCGCGCGTTACGAATCAGTACCGCTGACAGTTCATTGTGCAATAATCGCCACATCTCAAATTTTGCAAAAGGAACTTAGGCATGCCTCGTGTCGTGCGTTTTCATAATTTCGGCGGACCGGAAGTACTCAAAATAGAAAATATTGAGATTGACGAACCCGGCGAAAATGAAGTCAAAATCAAAGTAGAAGCAATTGGTCTGAACCGTGCTGAAATTGTATTTCGAGAAGGTAAGTATCTCGAACGCGACGTCGACTTCCCAAGCAGAATTGGTTACGAAGCAGCTGGAGTTGTCGAAGCAGTCGGCGCAAAAGTGACCAACTGTAAGGTGGGAGACAAGGTCAGTACGATTCCATCGTTCTCGATGGCCAAATATGGCGTCTATGGAGATACGGCAGTCGTTCCCGCAACAGCAGTAGCACACTATCCAGACCATCTCAGTACACACGAAGCAACGTCCATCTGGATGCAATACCTGACCGCTTACGGAGCACTGATTGAATTCGGGAATACCCAACCAGGCGACTTTGTAGTAATCACAGCAGCCAGCAGTAGTGTCGGGTTCGCTGCAATTCAACTTGTCAAAGAGATAGGCGCCACTTCAATTGCCACCACGCGCAGTGCGGCAAAAAAGCAAGCGCTGCTCGATGCCGGAGCCGATCACGTAGTCGTTACAGACGAAGAAGATCTGGAAAGACGGGTTCATCAAATCACCAAAGGGAAAGGCTCGCGCGTAATCTTCGATGCGGTTGCCGGTACATTTTTGAAAGATCTTGCAGACCTGGCTGCACCGGAAGCCACGATCTTTATTTACGGAGCCCTGAGCATGATGCCAACACCATTCCCGCTCATGATGGCTTTGAAGAAAGGACTGGTAATCCGCGGCTATACACTGTTTCAAATAACGGGCAGACCGGACCGACTTGAGCGGGCGAAAAAATATGTTATTGACGGTCTCACATCAGGCAAGCTCAAACCTGTGCTGGATAAGACTTTTACACTAGACCAGATCGCCGAAGCGCACCGGCATATGCAGTCGAACGAACAGATCGGCAAAATAATCGTCTCTGTCAATTAACCAGCAAACATAATAAGAGAGCCGACATTTCTGCCAGCTCCTTACTTGCCCAAACTTGCGGGACCAGCCCGAAATGCTTTCTATGGTCCGTATAAATTGCGGAAATAAAAGTGGTTGGAGAGACTGTCAACCGTCTGACGCACCATATTAGGTGCTACAGCCTGCTCTCGCAGTGTGCCGGAATTACCGTCGCGCCAGATTTTATGCGCTCCGTTTGAATCGAACTCAACACCTACCTCAGGCACGTTGGGGTTGATGTAATCAAACTTGCGCACGCTCAACATCTGATTTCGATCATTGGAAACATACTCTGTAGTTCCCTCATAGACGTTGACGCTCGAGCCGATTACGGCACGCGGACCAATGGCGCCGGGCTGATCCGCTTTATAGTGATCGATGCGACTGTGCATCAAACCGTAGTTGTCTTTCGAATAACTGATTTGATACTGTCCGGCGTAAATCATCTGTTTGTCGCCCCAGTAATACTCGAGGACGTTGATCGGATTACCTTCTTTATTGACACCAACCGCGAACACATTTCCTTTCTGCTCAGGACCGGGTCTCAAGTTGCGATTGCCGTACTCCGCTCTGGGCTGGCTCATGTCGCTGTCACCCATGAGCATCCAGTGATCGATTTTTGCAAGCGCTTGTGGTGCCACTTCAACTAATGGAAGTTGACCTGGCAATACATTCTCTTTCGCTCTGCTGTTGTATGTTCTAGTGAACATCTCCCACAAGACCCGCGGACCGCCGCCCATGGAACTGATCACTGCACCGGTCATGCGCGCATCCGGACCGATGCCACCTGGATACTCGGGAGCAGGGCGAGAAGGATCGCCGCGCAAAACCGGAACATCGGGTCGACGAAGCTCAGGTTGTGTTTGAAGTCGAGGCTGTGTTTGAAGTTGAGGCAGAGTCTGAACTTGAGGCCCGAACTGCCGTTGCGGCGCAAATTGGCCGGTCTGATTGTGACCGGTAATTTCAGTAAATGGTCGAACCCCTTTCGTCCCGTCAAAGGCACCAAAATTGGTACTATGAAACTGCGAATTTTGAGTTGCCGATCCTGGCGCCCCGACATTGTCAAAAGCCGCTGCCGACTGATTGGCTGCAGCTTGCCGTCGCTGCTCTGCAAGTCTGTCGGACGGGCTGGGTGCTGACGCAATCTGATCTATGAACTTGTAAGAAAGTTCTTCTTGCAGCCTAGTCCATTGTGATTGTTTTTGGTCGTGGCTTCCGAAACCATCGGAAGGACCACGCCAAGCAGGATCGCCCATGAGCGGTACCTAGATTTGCGGGGGAAGAGATTATGTCGCTGAAGTCGACACCATAGTATGACCGCGCTAGCGATTTCACAATCGTGTTTCCACGCATAAGAGCGGCCATTTTCTGGCAAATCAGACCAGGCCGCTTAAAAGAAGAACTGGTGGCACCTGGAAAAAAAATGCTGGACACATTAATTGCCTGGTACTATACTTACGTATGTGCCTTGAGGAGATTTTATGTCTGACTTTGATGGAAACGCTGTCCTGGCCGGTCTGCCGCCCAGACAGAGGGATGTTGTCCACCACATTATTAACCTCACAGAAGAACACGGTTATCCACCAACTCTGGCGGAGCTTGCAGCGGCATTAGGGTTAAAAAATCGGATGACTGTGCACCAGCACGTCGCCGCCTTGAAGAAAAAGGGACTTGTTCACTGGGAGCCAGGACTGAACCGTTCGTTAAAAGTGGTTGGTGAAGCGCAACAATTTCTACAGAAAGAGCGTTCCTCCCATTCCAGCTCCCGCTCGAACTCAAGCTCAGTTATCGACCTGGACTCCAAACGTCCGGCCGGTCTACCTCTGGCTGGCACGATCGCTGCCGGTCGACCAATCGATGCAGTGCAGTCAGACGAATATCTGGAAATCGACCAGAAATATAGTGATGACGGCTGTTACGCGCTGAAAGTCAAAGGCGATTCAATGATTGAAGACGGCATATACGACGGTGATTACGTCATCATCAAACCAAATCCATCCCCGCGAAATGGCGAAGTTGTAGTCGCTTTGCTGGAAGATGGATCTGCCACGTTGAAGCGCTTCTTCAAAGAAAAGAATGGCTATCGATTACAACCAGCCAATAGCGAGATGGAACCAATTTTTGTTGATTCGGCAAGCGAGCTGCAAATACAGGGAAGCGTCGTCGGGCTCTTCAGAAAACTTTAGTTCAAAGAAAACTGCTAAGTCGAGGCGATCCTAGAGGATGTTTTGACCTAAAGCTGACAGAATCAGCCCTGTGGCCAGATCAGCCGTCTTATTGCGGGTGTCTTTGGCTGGATTCAGCTCAACGATGTCGATTGAACGAATCAAACCAGTTTCAGCAAGCAATTCCAGGGCCAGATGACTTTCTCTGTAACTCAAGCCGCCGCTCGAAGGAGTGCTTACGCCAGGGGCGACTTGCGGGTCGATAGCGTCAATATCAAACGATACGTGCAAGCCGGCAATGTCGTTTCCGACTGCACTCAGAGCTAAGTCTGTTACTTTGCCCAGACCGAGGTGATCGATGTCGCGCATCGTAAACGCTGTGACACCAGTTTTGGTGATAATTTCGCGCTCCGGTGCGTCAATAGCGCGAATTCCTACGAGTACGGACTTATCACTTTCTACCTTGGGCGAAAAACCACACAAATTGACGAGACGAGGGTCACCCTGTCCAAGTGACACCGCAAAAGGCATACCGTGGACATTGCCACTGTCACTGGTGTCAGGCGTGTTAATGTCACCATGAGCATCAAACCAGATCAGACCGAATTTCTGGTTCGATTTACGGAAGTGATTGGAAACACCGGCAATACTACCGATAGCTAAGCTGTGGTCGCCCCCGATTGTTATCGGAATAGTTCCGGCTACTAGAGCCTCTTCAACCGCATCGGCCACAGCTTGACTGACTTCAGCGATCTCAGGCACACACTTGGCAGTGCTGTTTTTGTCCCACCAGCAAACTGAATGGGGCACGTTGATATCAACTTCTCTGGCCACTCTGAACCCGATTTTTTCAATCTTTGCAGCGACATCGGCGACCTTCATGGCAGCCGGTCCCATGCTCACGCCCCTGTGAGAACCACCAAGATGGAGCGGCACATAGATCAAAGTCACGGCCGTAGCCAGATTTGGTCCACTCTGCCTATGCCTGTGAAGTTCCTTACTCGTTGTAACCGCTGGTGCAGACTTGATTTCAGGTGTCACTGTTTATTCCTTTCGTCGACTATGGTGCTACCGGTTGGTAAATCACCGACGGGCCAATCGAGAGCTCGCATTACACATTGTGTGCTTGCTTCGAATGTGAGCCTCTGTCAGATGCCTACTAGTGTATAATCTTCGGATACATTTTGTCTTTGCCAGCGCGACAGAATGCCGAAGTAAAAGAGTTTTCTGATTATTCAGACTCAAACGCTTGGCAGCATGCAACTTGGTGCAAATTCTTGACCTGGTGCTAATGGAGGTTATCGACGTGTTTCGGCCACTCATCAAAGTCCTTTTTCTGGGTCGGGCAGCTTTCGAAGTCGGACGTGAACGCATAGAAGATGCGCTCGACTCAGTCACCGCAAGAGCCGGCGAAGTCAAGTCGAAAGAAACTGACAGAGTCGAGGAAGCAAAAGAGAAAATCAAAGAAGTCGTTGGTGAAGTTTCGCAGCATATCTGGCAGCGCTCAGAAGTTATCGAAAACCAGATGAAGGAAAAAATCCGCCGGCAAGTTGCCGACTTCTCGCTCGGCGCCCTCGGCGACACCACCGAAATCAACGAGTTGCGTGCTGAAATCGCGACACTACGTGCTGAAATAGCTGAGTTAAAAACAACCAGAACGCCCGTCTAGTCTGGATAATGGGCACCCCAAGACCTGCAGAATTACCCAACTCAGACCAATGAAAGTGTAGTGGCAACTGAGATCCGCGCCCAAGTCCCGTACATGACCGACAGCACTCCACCAGAACTGAACCCAGAACTGGAATCGGCTGTGCCGCTTTCACCGCTCGTGCTGGACAGCTCGACTAACCTTACTGCAGCAAAATCAACCGACTCCAAAAACAAATTTTCCACGTCGTCGAGCGGTGGGCTGCAGTACGATTCGAGCCTCGCTGACGCCTCCGTGAGATTTCGCAATCTCGTCACGGACAAGCGCTTCTGGAAGATGGCGAAAACGCTTGCAAGCTTCAGCTTCGAAGCCTTCTCAGACCGCATCAAACCCAAATTCAGCAAGTCTGAATTGAAGCGGCGGCGGGCTGTCAGATTGAGAGAAGCCCTGGTAGAACTGGGTCCAACCTTCGTTAAATTAGGTCAGTTTTTATCAGTTCGCCGCGACTGCTTGCCACTCGAAATTGCCGATGAACTCTCGCTCCTTCAAGACAAGGTGCCGCCATTTCCTATCGATCTGGTGCGCAGCACAATAGAAAGCGATCTGGGAGCGTCGCCGGAACAGGTTTTCGTCAGCTTCGATCCTCAACCAATCGCTTCGGCGAGCATCGGACAGGTGCATCGCGCCACTTTAAAAGATGGGCATTCGGTGGTCGTCAAAGTTCAACGCCCCGATCTTTCTCAACTCTTCTACAAAG from Candidatus Melainabacteria bacterium encodes:
- a CDS encoding guanylate kinase, with product MPKGNLIVITGPSGVGKGTVVQRLLDDVPNLAKSVSATTRAMRPGEQDGIDYFFVTDEKFAEMLENHEFMEWAEYSGNFYGTPRKWVEEQLRVKRSEEGDHAGTDVILEIEVDGAKQICDRFPQAVLIFLSPPSFDELKSRLKGRGTESPAKIQLRLHKARQEMRERGLFHYEVVNDNIDEAVKNLTHIVYAERCRIRETKAPGASDEHY
- a CDS encoding fibronectin/fibrinogen-binding protein yields the protein MQPFDALTMRAVLSEAKPLLIGRKVDKVYQNARDEIVFSMRAKAGMTNLLLSAQSAYGRICLVRQAQLNQSDKPKPNHSQSQFLLLLRRHLTSSTLVGIEQPTGERTADLIFSCTDEVGGTSLKILTAEVMGRHSNLIFWDKNTEKILTASHVVTQEMSRQREVAAGLRFVRPPKQDKPNIFTVSKEDFFARADDLIEKVQQDVGAPLIAPTVEQWLITTFTGLGRQLSEELVASTGLKSSIQEAVKDSNFKTILWEKSLALQTTDHFKPAMRLDLSRYTVLSWWAGVEDESVWRPFPSANDMVDEYYKSVENREQFQQLRERLRSELKNEIEKLENRISAASQHVTAAEDLDQLKRSGDLILAHLNEIKPGQETLQCANLYGENGATQTIKLNPNLNGSQNAQFFYRQFAKSRSRLTAASAACAEATKRLETVRGQSEAVERAADSEELRRLKDNLIGRKQSELPKTAPAKPNDKKKSKAKILSLTSSDGWTIYVGRNRHENDQLLSRLAQPNDLWLHVLGQGGAHVLIKVPASKQEPPLNTIKEAAQVAARLSKASTGSKVRVVYTQCKHVKKLGKDKPGLVRYENEKTLEIDTSTPMPKCMKTLFSN
- a CDS encoding NADPH:quinone reductase — its product is MPRVVRFHNFGGPEVLKIENIEIDEPGENEVKIKVEAIGLNRAEIVFREGKYLERDVDFPSRIGYEAAGVVEAVGAKVTNCKVGDKVSTIPSFSMAKYGVYGDTAVVPATAVAHYPDHLSTHEATSIWMQYLTAYGALIEFGNTQPGDFVVITAASSSVGFAAIQLVKEIGATSIATTRSAAKKQALLDAGADHVVVTDEEDLERRVHQITKGKGSRVIFDAVAGTFLKDLADLAAPEATIFIYGALSMMPTPFPLMMALKKGLVIRGYTLFQITGRPDRLERAKKYVIDGLTSGKLKPVLDKTFTLDQIAEAHRHMQSNEQIGKIIVSVN
- the lexA gene encoding transcriptional repressor LexA — protein: MSDFDGNAVLAGLPPRQRDVVHHIINLTEEHGYPPTLAELAAALGLKNRMTVHQHVAALKKKGLVHWEPGLNRSLKVVGEAQQFLQKERSSHSSSRSNSSSVIDLDSKRPAGLPLAGTIAAGRPIDAVQSDEYLEIDQKYSDDGCYALKVKGDSMIEDGIYDGDYVIIKPNPSPRNGEVVVALLEDGSATLKRFFKEKNGYRLQPANSEMEPIFVDSASELQIQGSVVGLFRKL
- the rocF gene encoding arginase, translating into MTPEIKSAPAVTTSKELHRHRQSGPNLATAVTLIYVPLHLGGSHRGVSMGPAAMKVADVAAKIEKIGFRVAREVDINVPHSVCWWDKNSTAKCVPEIAEVSQAVADAVEEALVAGTIPITIGGDHSLAIGSIAGVSNHFRKSNQKFGLIWFDAHGDINTPDTSDSGNVHGMPFAVSLGQGDPRLVNLCGFSPKVESDKSVLVGIRAIDAPEREIITKTGVTAFTMRDIDHLGLGKVTDLALSAVGNDIAGLHVSFDIDAIDPQVAPGVSTPSSGGLSYRESHLALELLAETGLIRSIDIVELNPAKDTRNKTADLATGLILSALGQNIL